From the genome of Pelosinus fermentans DSM 17108:
TTGGTCAAAAAATTTCATTGTCTTTAGCAGTTATTCTAGGTTTAATCGTAATTATGGGGATTTATTCTATATGGTCGTCTGATAGAATAAAAGATGGTGTTGGAGATATACAATCCAGTAATGCCAGAGCCATTATTTCAGCAAAGGCTGAAAATGAATATACTGGCGCAGTATTAGAGATCAGACGCTATATAGCAGATGGAGATGAAAAATACAGCAAGAACTTTGAGGACAAGTTAGGATCAGTCATTGAATTGGAAAAGCAGCTGCTCAGTATAACGCCCCAGGGAAAAAGAGCAGATGTAGAGAAACTAATTGATGATACCGAAAAGTATAAAAGTGGCGTCGTCACTAGATTGATTCCTGTATTGCGGGAACAATATAAAGAAAAAACCGCTGGAAATCAGTTAAGGGCAAATGACCTATCTCAAACAAGCGGTATTATAACCCGGGAATTGACCCCTTTTGCTCAAGCAATACAGCAAGCCCTCCATACCAGCGTTGAGGCCAATTCTAATGATGCAATTGCAGAAGTTAGCCAGGTCAATCAAAAAGTATCGAGTGGTATTTATACCGCCATTGTATTAAGCCTTGTTGCACTCGTATTTGGGATCATACTCAGCATTTATTTAACGAAGCAGATTACTTCACCGATCAGTAAAATCACCAATGATATCGATCTCATGGCAGGTGGAATTTTTACAGGCAAAGATGACCCTATACTAAAAGCCAGAAGTGATGAATTTGGACATGTAGCAGATTCTCTTTCCAAAATGAAAATGAATTTGAAAGCCCTTATTGTAAATGTGCAAGAAAAGACAGAGCTGCTCGCCAGTTATTCTGAAGAATTGTACGTTAGTGCAGAACAGTCTGCTCAGGCTTCTGGTCAGGTAGCTGATTCGATTATGAATGTAGTGGCAGGTACCGATAAACAGGCAAAATCCATCCATACCACTTTAGCGGTAGTGGAAAAATCGGCAACGGATTCTAAGATGGTAGCTAGTAATGCGCAAAATACGGTTTCAACGTCCGATGCAGCTACTGAAGCTGCTGTAGAGGGCGAAAAGCTGATCACCTCAGCACAGCGTCAAATGAATAGTATTGAAACTACAGTTGGAAGTTCAGCGCAAATCGTAGAAAAATTGGGCGAACGCTCTAAACATATTGGACAAATTGTAGATACGATTACGGGAATTGCTGGGCAAACCAATCTTTTAGCACTCAATGCTGCCATTGAAGCAGCTCGTGCAGGAGAGCAGGGCCGGGGATTCGCCGTAGTAGCAGAAGAAGTACGAAAGCTGGCAGAGCAATCGGAAGATGCCGCCAAATTAATTGCACAATTAATTGGAGAGATTCAGCTTGAGACAGACCAAGCTGTTGCAGCTATGCATAGTGGCACGGAAGAGGTACGAATTGGCGGTAAAGTTGTAGCCGATGCTGGAATTGCCTTTCAGAACATCATACAGCTTGTGAAAGTCATTACCACTGAAGTAACCGAAATCGCTAAATCAGGGGAAGATGTACTAGCCAGCAGTCAAGAGATAGTTGAAATCGTTCGTGAAATCAACGAAGTCACCCAAGACACTGCAGCGCAAACCCAGACTGTATCTGCGGCAACGGAGGAACAAACTGCGTCTATGGAAGAAATAGCAGCAACTAGCCGTAGTCTTACTACCATGGCCGAAGAACTGCAAGTAGCAGCACATAAGTTTAAGATTTAAGAGTACATAGTAAAAAGTCTCTTGGCATCACATTGTGAATGCCAAGAGACTTTTTTCATGGTAGAGAAAGAGCAATTAACTTATTTCTTCATGACAGTGGCTTTACCATCAATCACAATAGTTCCTTCTTGATTGGTAACGAAGGTTCTAAAGATCAAACGATTTTTTGCTTCAATTTTTTCGATTACTTCTACGGTAGCCGTTACGGTATCGCCAATTTTTACAGGAGCTTTGAAGGCTAATTCCTGCCCCATATAAATCGTATTTGCACCAGGTAAGGTAGTGCCTAGCACTGCCGAAATGAAGCCTGCTGACAGCATACCGTGAGCAATACGTTCTTTAAACATGCTGGTTTTAGCAAACTCAGCATTCACATGTACGGGATTGAAATCCCCAGTTAGACCAGCGAATGTATATACATCATATTCTGTTACCGTTTTAGACATGCTGGCTTTGTCCCCAACTTGAATATCTGCAAATTTTACGTCTTGTATCATGAATAATACCCTCCCTTAATTGATTCGTATACTCTTGAAAAAGCAATCCTAGAGTATACCTATATCAGGCAAAGGATGAGTAATGCTCGTCCCTTGCCGTCCTAAATGAGACTTTTCGAAGAGACTTACTGATTATAGTATTCCAGTAGTCGTATGAATCAAAATAATTACAAATACCATCAAGGTTTTGATAGCAGTCAGTACGAAAATATCGCCATAAGAATCTTTATGAGTCATTCCGCAAACTGCAAGCAGAGTGATTACAGCACCATTATGAGGTAATGTATCCATACCGCCGGAAGCCATGGATGCTACTCTGTGAAGGATTTCAGGAGACATGCCGATGGAATTTGCCCAGGCTAACCAATCCTTTGCCATTAAGTCCAGAGCAATGGACATACCGCCAGAGGCAGAACCAGTAACACCAGCAAGAATATTTACCGTTACTGCTTCGGATACGAGAGGTGAGCCTCCCACTTTAATACTCATTAACGCATTGGAAATATTTTTAAAACCGGAAAGGGAAGAAATTACATTACCATAACCAACTTCAGATGCAGTGTTCATAATTGCTAACAAGGAACCAATGGCACCAGCGTTTAAGGATTTGGCTAATATGCCTTTACCTAGGTTGTTGAAACCAAGAGCAATTGCCAGCAAGATACCACATACTAGGGCAATAATGAGTGACCAGATACTAATAACATTTTTAATAGAAGCGGCAGTTAAAGGAAGTTTCATTGCTTTAAAAGGTTCAAGCATATTGGGATCCCATGTGAAGACTTGTGTCATTACATAGTTTACAACTAATACTGTTAACAATGGCAGAATCGCAACTTTGAAAGAAGGCAGCTTAATTGCAGCTGAAGCCTCGGGCTCATTTAATGTGTGTGCGCCATAGCCTTCACCGCGGTCTGCAGCTTGTTTACTGCGACGTTCTAACCAGAACGTACCCAAGGTAAAGATCAGGACACCGCCAATAAGACCTAAGATCGGTGCAGCATAAATGTTAGTACCAAAAAAGTTAGTGGGGATTAAATTCTGAATTTGCGGAGTACCAGGCAGGCAGTCCATCGTTGCAGTAAAAGCTCCTAAGGCAATTGCAGCTGGTAATAATCTTTTAGGAATATCAGCTTCTTTAAATAATGCGGACGCAAAAGGATATACTGCGAACACAACTACGAACAAGCTTACGCCGCCATAAGTAAGTGCTGCACCAGCTAAAACAACTGCTAAAATAGCACGCTCTTTTCCTAAAGATTTCATAATAGTGTGAGCGATGCCTTTGGCAAGGCCAGTATCTTCCATAATTTTACCAAAGACAGCACCTAATAAGAATACAGGGAAAAAGGATTTAATATAGGTGACCGCTTTTGCCATAAATAGTTCTGTATAAGCGGGCATTAATGGCAGTCCAGACAGAGAGGCTGCTAACAAAGCAAACACAGGGGCAAACAGGATAACAGAAAAACCCCTATACGCAAAAAACATTAAAAGAAATAAACTTAAGATAATACCTACTACTTCCAAAATGATGACCTCCTCTATTTTAGTTTAATTATGAACCTAAAAGCAAGCTATTGTCTTGATAAGCCTCCTTTCATTATATCTCTAAATATATGCAAATTTTGTGCCAATTCAAATTAGGGTGAAAATTAGTAGTTTATTGTTTTTTAGATGAGTATCTGTATAGATATATAGACAGTATGTACAAGAAAAGAGACATATATTTAGAACATAATAAATAATAGCTTTTCCAAGAGCCTCTCCTTTTATTCCAAAAGGATACAATTGCTGAAGTTGCGTTAATAATTATATAGGGAGTATAAGCGTTACCCTTTGTGCCCTTTGTGTCCTTTGTGGTTCAATTCGTTTTATCCGTTTTAAAAGGCGTTATATTTTATCCTTTAGTATTCTTCGCACCTTTCGGTTCAAAATGTTTTATTTTTAAAAGAACGCGCAGTGTTTTACTTATTATAATTGAAATATTGTAAATTACCTATTGTATTGATGATGTCTAAGAATGAGTACACCAATTAGCAGGAATAATAAAAGAAATGTCTAATGGCTTATTGTATAGAAGACATTTGGAGGTGGGAAATGCGCATACGGGATTTAATGAACATGAACGTAGTAACGGTGTTGCCTACTATGATGTTGAAGGAAGCTGCAGTCATTCTTAATAATGCTGGTACAGACAAAGCATTAGTCGTTGATGATGATGGGAAATTAATCGGATTCATTAGCCAAAGAGGATTTATTAAGGCGGTAGCGATTAGTAAGATAGAGGATCTTTGTGTTCAAGATATTATGACGAATCGTGTCGTTCCTTTGCTATATACGAAGAGCGTTAGTGAATTAAAAGAAGAATTTACCTTGAATCAATGCCCGTTTTTTCCTGTGGTAGATGGGGAAAATCGTCCAATCGGCATATTGCATCAAAACGATGTAGTTACCTATTTATCAGACAGATCCTTGCTATTAGTAGAAGAAACTCAAGCTATTATTCAGTCTTTGTATAATGGTGTTACTGCAGTAAATGCGGAAGGAATTGTGACGTTATTCAATGCTGCTGCAGAATTTATTACTGGATTAACAGCTGATGCCGTAATTGGACATCATGTAGATCATGTATTACCAAATACGAGGCTTAGCCGGGTATTAGAAACAGGTGAGACCGAAGTCAATCAGCAGCAGACCATTGCTAACTGTACAATTATTACGACACGATCGCCAATTTTTAATGGCAACAAAGTGATTGGAGCAGTGGCTGTTTTTCAAAATATTACAGAATTGCAGACCGTTGCTGTTGAATTAGAGAATGTAAAGAATTTAAAGAGTACCTTAGAGTCTGCAATTGAAAGCTTCTTTGAAGGCATTGTAATTGTCGATCGGAGCGGTAAAATCACAATGATTAATCAATCCTATTGTGATTTTCTCGGAGTCGAACGGGAAAGGGTCATTGGTCTGCATGTGGTTGACGTGATTCCCAATACACGTATGCATGTGGTTGCCCAAGACGGTAAAGCAGAAATTACAGAAATCCAAAGGATAAACGATCATAACTGTGTAGTAACTCGTATTCCGATTGTAAAAGATGGTGAAACAGTTGGGGCAGTGGGAAAAGTTGTATTTAAAGATGTGAAAGATTTAAAAATACTATCAAATAAGCTCAATAAGCTAGAATTTGAGTTAGAGTATTATAAGGAAGAGCTGCGTAAAGCCTATGGAGGTAAATATACCTTTGACAGTATCATTGGGACAAGTGAGAAAATGCAATGGATGAAATCCATTGCGATGAAGGCCGCTAAAGGAAATTCTACAGTACTAATATTAGGAGAAAGTGGTACTGGAAAAGAAGTATTCGCCCAATCCATTCATAATGGAAGTATCCGCAATAATGGTCCTTTTATTAAAGTGAATTGTGCGGCTCTTCCAGAAAACCTGTTGGAAACAGAATTATTTGGCTATGATGAAGGAGCCTTCACAGGGGCAAAAAAAGGCGGGAAACCAGGTAAGTTTGAACTCGCAAATCGGGGGACGATCTTCTTGGATGAAATTGGGGACATGCCAATTTCCATGCAGGTCAAATTGCTCAGAGTGCTCCAGGAGCGAGAGTTTGAACGGGTCGGGGGAACCAAGACGATAAAGCTGGATCTGCGGGTGATTGCTGCTACCAACCGAGATTTGACAAAAATGATTGAAAAAGGTGAGTTTCGTCAAGATTTATATTATCGTCTGGATATTATCTCCTTAGCCATCCCTCCATTGCGGGAACGTACGGAAGATATACCCGCGCTATGTGACATGCTGTTAAAAAAAATTAACAAGCGGGTGCAGCATGATGTTGAAGGAATCGCAGCAGCAACATTAAAGCTGTTAATGGCTTATAAATGGCCAGGCAATGTTCGCGAACTGGAAAACGTGTTAGAAAGAGCATTAAATTTGATGGATGATCATGAAGTGTTAATTGCTCCTGAACATTTACCTCCTATAGTAAAGAAAGTGAATAAAGAAAGCGAACCCATTGAAGTTTCCGATAATTTGGCTGGGATGCTGGATGATACGGAAAAGCAGGCAATTTTAAAGGTATTAGAAGAAGCCGGCGGTAATAAGAGTAAAGCGGCGAAGATTTTAGGAATCCATCGATCGGGATTTTACCAAAAGTTACAGAAACATAATATTAAATAAGACGGTTTACGATTTATACAAAAAAATAATAATGATGTTGACATGATAAAATAATAATGTTATAATGACAAAGATCAATATCGAAAGCTAAGAGCCGTCATATTTGACGGCTTATATTTATATAGAAATTGCAAAAGTAATCGAGTATGTTCTAGCAAAGCAATACAAAAAGTCGATTGTAAAAAATGATTGGTAGATTAGAGTTGTGCTCCTTTAAAAAAGAGTAATCATAAATCCTATCTCTGCATATCCTATAAAATGGTGGTAATGTTGATTAAGTACATAGTGGGCAAATTTACAAGGTGTGTTGTATCATTACCGCTATAGTTTATAGGTTATTAGGGAGGATTCAAATGAGAATAGAACAGCGTATCCAGCAGCTTTATAAGAAGTTGTTAAAACTAGGATATTATCCATTTCAAGTACAAAGTATTATACACTTTGCGATTGGCAATAACGATGTAGAGGCAGCAACTGCTGCTGATAAAATTAAAGTTGTTAATATCTTGGAAGACTATGAAAAATTAGCATATAATTTTTCTCTTGCATATAGTAAATAAGTAAATAAAGAGCCTAGTAGGCTCTTTATTTCTGTCAATTTTAAATAAGTAGATTTTAAGTACCATTAAAAAAGGAAGGCTGGTAAAAATATGATTAGTACAAGTGGTTTGACGTTACGGTATGGAAAAAGGGCATTGTTTGAGGATGTCAATATAAAATTCACGCCAGGCAATTGTTATGGATTAATTGGTGCCAACGGTACAGGAAAATCGACTTTCTTAAAAATATTATCAGGTGAAATTGAGCCCAATTCTGGTGAAGTTATTATTTCATCTGGAGAACGCCTAGCCGTTTTGAAACAGGATCATTATGAATTTGATGAATTTGATGTGCTGAAAACGGTTATTATGGGACATGCCAGACTTTTTGAAATTATGGAAGCAAAAGAAGTATTATATGCGAAAGCCGATTTTACAGACGAAGATGGTATAAAGGTTGGCGAATTAGAAGGTGAATTTGCTGAACTCAACGGCTGGGATGCGGAAACAGAAGCAGCCCGCATGTTGACTGGTCTAGGAATTGGAGAAGAGCTACATACGAAATTAATGAAAGATTTAAGCGGCAATGAAAAGGTCCGGGTCTTGTTAGCTCAAGCTTTATTTGGCTCTCCGGACATTTTGCTGCTGGATGAACCGACAAATCATTTGGATGTAGAATCCATTCGCTGGTTGGAAGAGTTTCT
Proteins encoded in this window:
- a CDS encoding methyl-accepting chemotaxis protein, whose protein sequence is MKIGQKISLSLAVILGLIVIMGIYSIWSSDRIKDGVGDIQSSNARAIISAKAENEYTGAVLEIRRYIADGDEKYSKNFEDKLGSVIELEKQLLSITPQGKRADVEKLIDDTEKYKSGVVTRLIPVLREQYKEKTAGNQLRANDLSQTSGIITRELTPFAQAIQQALHTSVEANSNDAIAEVSQVNQKVSSGIYTAIVLSLVALVFGIILSIYLTKQITSPISKITNDIDLMAGGIFTGKDDPILKARSDEFGHVADSLSKMKMNLKALIVNVQEKTELLASYSEELYVSAEQSAQASGQVADSIMNVVAGTDKQAKSIHTTLAVVEKSATDSKMVASNAQNTVSTSDAATEAAVEGEKLITSAQRQMNSIETTVGSSAQIVEKLGERSKHIGQIVDTITGIAGQTNLLALNAAIEAARAGEQGRGFAVVAEEVRKLAEQSEDAAKLIAQLIGEIQLETDQAVAAMHSGTEEVRIGGKVVADAGIAFQNIIQLVKVITTEVTEIAKSGEDVLASSQEIVEIVREINEVTQDTAAQTQTVSAATEEQTASMEEIAATSRSLTTMAEELQVAAHKFKI
- a CDS encoding MaoC family dehydratase is translated as MIQDVKFADIQVGDKASMSKTVTEYDVYTFAGLTGDFNPVHVNAEFAKTSMFKERIAHGMLSAGFISAVLGTTLPGANTIYMGQELAFKAPVKIGDTVTATVEVIEKIEAKNRLIFRTFVTNQEGTIVIDGKATVMKK
- a CDS encoding GntP family permease, which translates into the protein MEVVGIILSLFLLMFFAYRGFSVILFAPVFALLAASLSGLPLMPAYTELFMAKAVTYIKSFFPVFLLGAVFGKIMEDTGLAKGIAHTIMKSLGKERAILAVVLAGAALTYGGVSLFVVVFAVYPFASALFKEADIPKRLLPAAIALGAFTATMDCLPGTPQIQNLIPTNFFGTNIYAAPILGLIGGVLIFTLGTFWLERRSKQAADRGEGYGAHTLNEPEASAAIKLPSFKVAILPLLTVLVVNYVMTQVFTWDPNMLEPFKAMKLPLTAASIKNVISIWSLIIALVCGILLAIALGFNNLGKGILAKSLNAGAIGSLLAIMNTASEVGYGNVISSLSGFKNISNALMSIKVGGSPLVSEAVTVNILAGVTGSASGGMSIALDLMAKDWLAWANSIGMSPEILHRVASMASGGMDTLPHNGAVITLLAVCGMTHKDSYGDIFVLTAIKTLMVFVIILIHTTTGIL
- a CDS encoding sigma-54-dependent Fis family transcriptional regulator, which translates into the protein MRIRDLMNMNVVTVLPTMMLKEAAVILNNAGTDKALVVDDDGKLIGFISQRGFIKAVAISKIEDLCVQDIMTNRVVPLLYTKSVSELKEEFTLNQCPFFPVVDGENRPIGILHQNDVVTYLSDRSLLLVEETQAIIQSLYNGVTAVNAEGIVTLFNAAAEFITGLTADAVIGHHVDHVLPNTRLSRVLETGETEVNQQQTIANCTIITTRSPIFNGNKVIGAVAVFQNITELQTVAVELENVKNLKSTLESAIESFFEGIVIVDRSGKITMINQSYCDFLGVERERVIGLHVVDVIPNTRMHVVAQDGKAEITEIQRINDHNCVVTRIPIVKDGETVGAVGKVVFKDVKDLKILSNKLNKLEFELEYYKEELRKAYGGKYTFDSIIGTSEKMQWMKSIAMKAAKGNSTVLILGESGTGKEVFAQSIHNGSIRNNGPFIKVNCAALPENLLETELFGYDEGAFTGAKKGGKPGKFELANRGTIFLDEIGDMPISMQVKLLRVLQEREFERVGGTKTIKLDLRVIAATNRDLTKMIEKGEFRQDLYYRLDIISLAIPPLRERTEDIPALCDMLLKKINKRVQHDVEGIAAATLKLLMAYKWPGNVRELENVLERALNLMDDHEVLIAPEHLPPIVKKVNKESEPIEVSDNLAGMLDDTEKQAILKVLEEAGGNKSKAAKILGIHRSGFYQKLQKHNIK